In a genomic window of Magnolia sinica isolate HGM2019 chromosome 16, MsV1, whole genome shotgun sequence:
- the LOC131229256 gene encoding elongation of fatty acids protein 3-like gives MGSVVHSLSYWLSEHPSIVGFRWSHSQSWGSTWSFLFTSIAAYINLSLFLHLSLVLFRRRRPVPLGPIPAIHSLAMALISVGIFAGILLSSAAEIHDTRWFWRRSKTPLQWFLCFPLGTRPSGRVFFWSYVFYLSRFLQLFRTVFSILRRRKLSFSHLFYHSIVIFMSFLWLEFSQSFQVVAILSTTLVYAVVYGYHFWVAIGLPSACFPIVVNCQILLLGCNLISHLGVLLLHFRKGGCNGIGAWVLNSVLNGALLLLFLNFYVKMHLKKSKVIDRDPSNHSSNGIELKKDQ, from the coding sequence ATGGGAAGTGTCGTCCATAGCCTTTCATATTGGCTATCTGAGCACCCATCAATCGTTGGATTCCGTTGGAGTCATAGCCAATCATGGGGCTCCACGTGGTCCTTCCTCTTCACCTCAATCGCAGCCTACATcaatctttctctcttcctccatCTCTCCCTGGTTCTCTTCAGACGCCGCCGCCCAGTCCCACTCGGTCCTATCCCAGCCATCCACAGCCTTGCAATGGCCCTGATCTCTGTTGGGATCTTCGCGGGGATTCTCCTCTCCTCCGCTGCGGAAATTCACGACACGCGTTGGTTCTGGAGGCGGTCCAAGACCCCTCTCCAATGGTTCCTCTGTTTCCCGCTCGGGACCCGTCCATCCGGCCGTGTTTTCTTCTGGTCATACGTCTTCTACCTCTCGCGTTTCCTCCAGCTCTTCCGCACTGTCTTCTCCATCCTCCGTCGCCGCAAGCTGAGCTTCTCCCACCTCTTCTACCACTCAATTGTCATATTCATGTCATTCCTCTGGCTTGAATTCTCTCAATCCTTCCAGGTGGTCGCAATCCTATCGACAACGTTGGTCTACGCCGTTGTCTATGGCTACCACTTCTGGGTTGCAATTGGACTACCGAGCGCGTGCTTCCCGATCGTTGTGAATTGCCAGATATTGCTTCTTGGGTGCAACCTCATTAGCCATTTAGGGGTGTTGTTGCTGCATTTTAGGAAAGGTGGGTGCAATGGAATTGGAGCTTGGGTCCTCAATTCAGTTCTAAATGGGGCCTTGCTGCTGCTGTTTTTGAACTTTTATGTGAAGATGCATCTCAAGAAGAGCAAGGTGATTGATAGAGATCCTTCAAATCATTCAAGCAATGGCATAGAGTTGAAGAAAgatcaatag